ATCACGACTAGCGCGAAAACGACCAGCATCGCGTAGTAGAACTGTTGGTCCTTGAGAACGACGCCCAGACCTTCGATTGCCGGCCGCGCGAAGTTCATGCCGTCTTCACCGCCGGTGATATCGGTGAAACGGTAGGCGATAAAATAGAAAACCTGGCCGAAGGCGATCATCAGCAGCGCGAAGTAGATACCGCGCCGGCGCAGGAGAAACGGTCCGATGAGCACGGCGCCGACGAGCGCGGCGGCCATCCCCAAGACGATCGACGTAATGAAGCCGACGTGAAGGTATTCGATCGTCAAACCGGCGCCGTACGCACCGAGCCCGAAGAACGCCGCGTTTCCGAACGGCAAGACCCCGGTGTAACCCAGCAGCAGATTGACGGCCATCGCGGCGATCGCGTAGAGCAAAACTTCGGTGCACACCGAGATGGCAAGCCCGATGTGCGAGGCGATCTGGGGCATGAAGAGTAGGGCAATCAAGAGGACCAGTCCCGCGATCAGCCCGGCGCGATTGCTCATGATCATCCGAAGATCCCCTCTTCACCGAAGAGGCCGCGCGGCCGGACGAGCAGGATCACCGCCATCAAAACGTACATCGCGATCTCGCTGGCGGCCGGGATGTAGAGCGTCACGATGCTGATCGTCAAGCCGATCAGCATCCCGCCGGCGACCGCGCCAAAAACGCTGCCCATGCCGCCGACGATCACGGTCACGAAGGCCGGCATCAAGAGCGCGTTGCCGGTCTGAGCATTGAGGCCGAGCATACCGGAGGCCAACACTCCCGCCACGCCGGCGAGCAGGATGCCCAAACCGAAGTTCATCATGTAGAGCAGCTGCGTGTTGGTTCCGAGCGCGGCGATCATTTCGTTGTCCTGCACGGCGGCGCGCAAGCGCAAGCCCAGGCGCGTGCGCTGCAAGAAGAGCACGAGCAAGACGATGATCACCAGAAGCACGCCGGCGATGAACAACCGATAGGTCGGGAAATAGGTGAATCCGAGCGACACGGCGCCCTGGAGCGCGAGCGGCGGCGAGAACGGCACGCCGTTGTCGCCCCAAATCAAACGATAGGTCTCTTCGGCGATGAGCGAGAGGCCGAAGGTCAGCAACAAGCTGTAAACGGGATCGCGCCGGTACAGCGGGCGGATCAGCGTCCGCTCGAGCAGCACGCCGACGATCAAGGCGAGGATGGGAGCCGCGAAAAGCGCAAACCAATAACTCGTTCCGGCGCTCACCATCGCGAAGGCAAGATACCCGGCGAGCGTCATGAACGATCCGTGCGCCATGTTGATCGTGCCGGTCAGGTTCATGATCAATGAAAGCCCGATGGCAACGACCGCGTAGAACGCGCCCAGAATCAGGCCGTTGAAGATCTCTGGGGCTATGTGCGCCATGGTGGTACTCCCGGGAGAGAAACCGCTGAACTAGCGCCGGTTCTTCGTCACCCGAGCCCTCATTTACCCGTCGTAAACGTCGGGTTTCAGCTCGTCGACTGGGACTAGATCAGCGGTTTCTAAGGTCTCAAGTCGGCCAGTTCATGTGGCAGACCGCCTTCTTCTCGGCCACGCTCTGCTCGATCTTGTCGGCCTCTTGGCGATCGACGATGTCGAAGATATCGTATTTGTCCTCGGCAGTTCCTTGTGCGCGGATCTCGCCGACCCACATCGGCCACATCAACTG
The Candidatus Baltobacteraceae bacterium genome window above contains:
- a CDS encoding branched-chain amino acid ABC transporter permease; its protein translation is MAHIAPEIFNGLILGAFYAVVAIGLSLIMNLTGTINMAHGSFMTLAGYLAFAMVSAGTSYWFALFAAPILALIVGVLLERTLIRPLYRRDPVYSLLLTFGLSLIAEETYRLIWGDNGVPFSPPLALQGAVSLGFTYFPTYRLFIAGVLLVIIVLLVLFLQRTRLGLRLRAAVQDNEMIAALGTNTQLLYMMNFGLGILLAGVAGVLASGMLGLNAQTGNALLMPAFVTVIVGGMGSVFGAVAGGMLIGLTISIVTLYIPAASEIAMYVLMAVILLVRPRGLFGEEGIFG
- a CDS encoding branched-chain amino acid ABC transporter permease, with product MSNRAGLIAGLVLLIALLFMPQIASHIGLAISVCTEVLLYAIAAMAVNLLLGYTGVLPFGNAAFFGLGAYGAGLTIEYLHVGFITSIVLGMAAALVGAVLIGPFLLRRRGIYFALLMIAFGQVFYFIAYRFTDITGGEDGMNFARPAIEGLGVVLKDQQFYYAMLVVFALVVIGFLLLVRSPFGRTLVAIKENEVRARYLGLNTDRFIFVALLISAIMEGLAGACFGLSIMFAYPLMLDWHNSGNIVLMTILGGSGTLFGPFIGAVIFVVGQEILSTHWIWWQIPLGALFVACVLGFPKGILGTALDLFSKRRGGFAFEARELVHGTKLSEREIIP